The Ornithinimicrobium faecis region GTTCATGGACGCGGGCAACGTGCGCAGCCAGGTGACTGAGCACCTGCTGGAGCACCTGGAGCACACGGTCGTTGCGTCCTTCGACATGGACAGCCTGATCGACTACCGCGCGCGGCGTCCCCAGATGACCTTTGACCGCGACAACTACTCGACCTTCGAGGACCCGTCGCTGATCCTCTATCGCGTGATCGACCGCTCGGGCGAGCCGTTCCTGCTGCTGGACGGGCTGGAGCCGGACTTCCACTGGGAGGCGTTCGCCGAGGCGGTGCACCAGTTGTGCCTCGGCTTTGGCGTGCGCCGCATGGTGTCCGCACAGGGCGTGCCGATGGCCGTCCCGCACACCCGCCCCATCGGGGTCACCCGCTTTGCCAGCGATCGCGAGCTGATCGGCGACGTCGACCCGCTGTTCGGGACCGTCCAGGTGCCCGGCAGCGCCGAGGCCCTGCTGCACCTCCGCCTGGGCGAGGCCGGCGTGGAGACGATGGGTGCCGCCGTGCACGTGCCGCACTATCTGGCCGAGGCGCGCTTCGGTGACGCCGCCGTCGCGGCGCTCGACACCCTGGTGGGCTTCAGCGGCGCCGACCTGCCCCGCGACCAGCTCGTGGCCGCGGCCGGGCTCAACCGTGCCGACATCGCCAAGGAGCTGACTCAGAACGAGGACGCCGCCGAGGTCGTCTCTGCCCTGGAGCAGCGCTATGACCGGTTCGTCGAGGGCCAGCGCAAGCGCAGCCTGCTCGCGGCCGAGGTCGGCGACCTGCCCAGCGCCGACGAGATCGGGGCCCAGTTCGAGGACTTCCTGCGCGAGCAGACCGACACGGACAGCCCCGAGACGGAATAGTCTTCACACCGACCAACAACAAGGGCCCCGACGCGCACTGCGTGTCGGGGCCCTTGTTGGTGGGGGTATCGCTGACCTCGCGAAGCGGACCTTGCATCTTCCGCCCCCTGCGCGGAAAACCAAGGTCCACTTCGCAAGGTCAGTCGTGCGTGCCCGGCGGCGCCATGGAGCCGCCCACGGTGATGGACTGACGATTCTCCGAGACGACCAATGACACCGGCACCTGAGTGTGCTGGTTCTTGCCGGCCGTGCCCGAGACCAGGAGCGAGGCCTCATAGGTGCCAGGCTCGAGGCCAGTGGGATCCACGGTGAAGGGCACGACTGCCGTGTCTCCGGGCGCCACCGAGCCCGTGTCCTGCGTGAGCTTGAGCCACGGCACGTCGCCCACTGAGGGGGAGTCGGTCGCGATGCGGCGCACGACGCCCTCGACCTGGTCATACGCCCACAAGCTCCCGTCGGGACCGACCTCGAGGCCGGCTCCGCTGAGTTGCTGCGTGCCCGGGTCGGCGATCGTCGAGATCGTTGCACAGGTGCGGGGGTCGATCTGATAGATGGTGTCCGTCTCGGAGTTGGTCGCCATCCACAGAGTGCGATCGAGCGGGTCGAACCCGAGCCCGGAGATCGCCCTGTCCTCAGTGCTGCAGTGAGAGAGCAGAGCACCCGGGGTCTCGAAGGACTGACCGGCGACGGCATAGACAACGCCCTCGTTCCAGCCACCGACATAGAAGATGTCCTCCGCCACGTCATAGGCCAGGCCACGCTGCGAGACCGCCGTCCACTGTTGGCCGTGCACGGTGTAAGCCACCTCACCGGTGTCGGTGTCCCAGCAGTGGATCCCGTTGGCGGTCGGTCCCTCGCCGACGTCGAGCTGGCACATGTTGCCGTCGCCGTCCGGGGCCATGTCCGCCTGCCAGGCGCCGGCCCACGTCGCGTCGTGCACGGTGCCTGTGGGGGTGCCGTCGCGCAGGAACTCCGTGTTGTCACGTGATCGCCCGTCGATGTCGGAGACCCAGACGGTCTCGTCCGTGGTGCCGAGGCCATACCCCTTCGTCACGCCTGCGGCGGGCCACTCGGCGACCACCTCAGCGGGGGACGTTGCCGGAACGTTGTCCGGGCCGTGCTCCGCCAGGGCAAGCCCCTCAGTGGTGCGGGCCAGGGAGTCCTGCGGGTCGGCATACTCCTGGGTGGTCTTCTGCGCGGACGGCTGGTCCTGGACGCTCGGGGCGTGGGACGAGCCCGTCGTGGCCGGCAACGCGCCACTCTCGACCTCCTGGATCTCCCATTTCAGGTCGGCCGTCCCGGTGTTGGTGATGGCCAGCTCGCGATAGGTCGTGCTGTCCTTGCCGATCACGGTGTCGGAGTGTGTCGTCTCGGCGCTCAGTGTCGCGGTCACCAGCTCGTGGTCGAGCGTCAGCACGTCGCCCTCACCGGTGATGGTGACCTGCTCCCGGGACGTGCTGTAGTTGAACCGGTTGGCCGTGACGGTGTAGGTCCCTGGGAACAGCAGGGTGCGGTAGGCGCCGTCGGCACCAGTGCGGGAGCGGCGCACGACGGTGCCGTCCTCGTCCGTGACCACGACCCACGCGTCCGCCACGCCATCGCCGGTGTTGGCGTCGGTCACGGTCCCGGTGACCGAGTCGTTGGCCGGGAGACTGAAATGGATCTGCCGGTCGTTGGACAGGGACCGCTCGCTGTGGGAGAACTGGAAGGCCACCGTGCCGTCAGCGTTCTCCAACCCGACCGTGGCGCCCATGCCGACCTCGTGGCCGTAGGGCTCCTCGTCCAGGTTGCGGTAAGCGAAGGTGATCTCGCCGTTCTCCCACAGGGTGGCCTCGAAGTCCAGGGTCCCCTCGCCGTACCAGAGGTTGACGTCGCGGTATTCGATCACGAACCCGCGGTTGGGTGCCTCGCCGATGACACCGGTGTAGATGCCGCCGTGCTCCTGGATGTCCAACTTGCTCCAGAACGGGTAGACGCCGGCGTTGGGCGCCACCGGGTCGGGCAGCTTGCCGTTGAACCAGGTGCGCGGGCCGACGAAGCTGATCTCGCCGTTGGTGCCCAGGTGGACGCGGGAGTAGCCCACGCCGTAGTGCGTGACCGGGAAGGGCAGGTCGATCGAGGTCGTGTTGTCCTCGCCGCTGAGATCCACGAGGGTGTCGACCTCGACGTAGGCCGCGGGCTCGATGCCACAGGTGTAACCGAAGTCGTCGGTCACCCGCGCCAGGTCGATGTCCTGCGTCAGCGGCCCGTCCACCGTGACCTCGACGCTCTGCGCGGTGGTGCAGTGCGGCAGGTCGGCGGTCAGGGTGTAGGTGTCGACCGGGACGTCGGGGATCGCGTAGTTCCCGTTGGTGTCTGTCGTGACCGCAGGCAGGGGAGTGTCGTCCACGGAGACCGTGGCCCCCGCGAGCGGCTCGCCATCCGAGGTGACCGTGCCGCTGATCGCGTGGGTCGCGGCCACCTCCAGAGCAATGGCCTCGGTCAGGGCACTGTCCTGCGTGATGGTGACGGTCGTGGTGGCTCCGACGAAGCCGAAGGCCGAGGTGACCAGCTGCCACTCGCCGACCGGCAACTCCATCCGGAAGGCGCCGTCGGCCGCGGTCGTCAGGGTGCGCAGGGCCGTGCCCTGGGAGTCACTGGCCACGATCTTGGCTCCCTCGATCGGGGCTCCGTCGGCTGTCGACGTCACGGCTCCGTCGACGAAACCACTGACCGGGTAGGAGAACCGGACCTGGTCATCGTTGGACAGCATCTCCTCGCGGAAGGAGTACTGCACCCCCACCTTGCCCTCGGCGTCCTCGATGCCGATCGAGGACGTGAAGCCCAGCTCCAGCGGGTCCTCAGGGTCGAGGTTGCGATAGGCGAACGTGATGGTGTCGTCCTCCCAGAAGGTCACCTCGAAATCGACCGGCGCGGCGTTGTCGTACTGGCCGATCATGTTGCGGTACTCCACCACCAGGCCGCGGTGCGGGGCCGTGCCGGTGACGGTCGTGAAGACCCCGCCGCCCTCGGCGGGCTTGGCCGCGCGCCAGAAGGGATAGACCGCCGCGTTTGCGCCGGACGTGGAGGGCAGCCGGGTGGGGAAGGCCTGCGCG contains the following coding sequences:
- a CDS encoding PAC2 family protein; this translates as MIEPSSLYRLETDSARQPLHAPLLHVSLEGFMDAGNVRSQVTEHLLEHLEHTVVASFDMDSLIDYRARRPQMTFDRDNYSTFEDPSLILYRVIDRSGEPFLLLDGLEPDFHWEAFAEAVHQLCLGFGVRRMVSAQGVPMAVPHTRPIGVTRFASDRELIGDVDPLFGTVQVPGSAEALLHLRLGEAGVETMGAAVHVPHYLAEARFGDAAVAALDTLVGFSGADLPRDQLVAAAGLNRADIAKELTQNEDAAEVVSALEQRYDRFVEGQRKRSLLAAEVGDLPSADEIGAQFEDFLREQTDTDSPETE
- a CDS encoding carboxypeptidase regulatory-like domain-containing protein; the protein is MSSRSPLSIRGLATFWALIALVASLLVTAPTATAAPPPDPEAPASEAPTTEAKIADAVTQALVEDETTGYWVRLGDAPDTSAAQEIADWDERGAFVYETLRDSAEEAQRPIRDLLDERGVDYEAHWLVNSLFVNEGTAELATELAAVPAVESIIAPTSYTEPDPVTQEVAAEAAAAQIEWGVANINADDVWDEFGVTGDGITIANIDTGVDYTHPALTQQYRGHQTDGTVDNDYNWFDATNSCGDTPCDTDGHGTHTMGSMLGADGDDHIGVAPGATWIAANGCCPNDSALIGSAEWMLAPTRVNGQDPDPSKRPHIINNSWGSTLPSNDPFMEDLQQAWMDAGIFAVWSNGNAGPECETSGSPGSRTLSYSVGAHDVDNVVGEFSSRGPGQDGTIKPDISAPGVEVRSSFPGGGYVIGSGTSMAAPHVSGAIALLWAGSPALIGDVQATRDLLDGTAIDTPDDQCGGTPENNNVYGEGRLDALALLEAGPRGGTLTGTVTDDGGDAMEGASIRLTQDDRVRTTTTDADGTFDVTLADGQWDVTASFFGFSTATTTVTLVGGEGTTTELVLEALANHVVSGTITDSTTGEPVYGATVAVTNTPLEPVQTDPTGSYSIQVPAGDYTVSAALTNCTDPETTATTIEENTTLDFALVRTADAYGYSCALEPTAYVEADQPLDLSTANPTTTIDLPFPITYYGQTYTEHAYVSVHGHVNFQGENAQAFPTRLPSTSGANAAVYPFWRAAKPAEGGGVFTTVTGTAPHRGLVVEYRNMIGQYDNAAPVDFEVTFWEDDTITFAYRNLDPEDPLELGFTSSIGIEDAEGKVGVQYSFREEMLSNDDQVRFSYPVSGFVDGAVTSTADGAPIEGAKIVASDSQGTALRTLTTAADGAFRMELPVGEWQLVTSAFGFVGATTTVTITQDSALTEAIALEVAATHAISGTVTSDGEPLAGATVSVDDTPLPAVTTDTNGNYAIPDVPVDTYTLTADLPHCTTAQSVEVTVDGPLTQDIDLARVTDDFGYTCGIEPAAYVEVDTLVDLSGEDNTTSIDLPFPVTHYGVGYSRVHLGTNGEISFVGPRTWFNGKLPDPVAPNAGVYPFWSKLDIQEHGGIYTGVIGEAPNRGFVIEYRDVNLWYGEGTLDFEATLWENGEITFAYRNLDEEPYGHEVGMGATVGLENADGTVAFQFSHSERSLSNDRQIHFSLPANDSVTGTVTDANTGDGVADAWVVVTDEDGTVVRRSRTGADGAYRTLLFPGTYTVTANRFNYSTSREQVTITGEGDVLTLDHELVTATLSAETTHSDTVIGKDSTTYRELAITNTGTADLKWEIQEVESGALPATTGSSHAPSVQDQPSAQKTTQEYADPQDSLARTTEGLALAEHGPDNVPATSPAEVVAEWPAAGVTKGYGLGTTDETVWVSDIDGRSRDNTEFLRDGTPTGTVHDATWAGAWQADMAPDGDGNMCQLDVGEGPTANGIHCWDTDTGEVAYTVHGQQWTAVSQRGLAYDVAEDIFYVGGWNEGVVYAVAGQSFETPGALLSHCSTEDRAISGLGFDPLDRTLWMATNSETDTIYQIDPRTCATISTIADPGTQQLSGAGLEVGPDGSLWAYDQVEGVVRRIATDSPSVGDVPWLKLTQDTGSVAPGDTAVVPFTVDPTGLEPGTYEASLLVSGTAGKNQHTQVPVSLVVSENRQSITVGGSMAPPGTHD